A region from the Molothrus aeneus isolate 106 chromosome 17, BPBGC_Maene_1.0, whole genome shotgun sequence genome encodes:
- the LOC136563833 gene encoding uncharacterized protein isoform X1 — protein sequence MSGKLYVLISWPDGSRVISMENIKEPRKPFHLYTVGEQVLARCPGFSGLYWGVVEGISEHKGILEKKLLEDRQLLEKLKEEPAVHSMMPSPPKKSRKTFPKWTPGNASRKHPSDRTYPAKPLLRVAEASLPHNASSSSILKDRRVLGSVAGSPRSLAAPPHPASAFTPPATFITMAMPGPGTSQSEEDRAGPAARDYVALPMKRKSDGILSSCQQQICLNSREERKIDALQEVDGFERAHKNFSPGEMERVEKTEQLERMVLDLQQDVLSLKKKVQRLESLSFQEEPHRQPCEVVELFNGYTKEQLKETIRFDQKISTACKTLLYKLFTSDYIQSHSITGRRGNTFREAKPMMDERCIKIIRVLLKQKFGDHLSDTVITEKIQNVQKALRQKFKTECL from the exons ATGTCAGGCAAGCTGTACGTGCTCATCAGCTGGCCCGATGGCAGCCGGGTCATCAGCATGGAGAACATCAAGGAGCCCCGCAAGCCCTTCCACCTCTACACTGTGGGGGAGCAGGTCCTGGCCCGCTGCCCTGGCTTCAGTGGGCTCTACTGGGGTGTGGTGGAAGGCATTAGTG AGCATAAAGGTATTTTggagaagaagctgctggaagatCGACAGCTCCTGGAGAAGTTAA AAGAAGAACCAGCTGTCCACAGCATGATGCCGtccccaccaaaaaaatccaggaaaacctTTCCAAAATGGACCCCAGGGAATGCATCCAGGAAACaccccagtgacaggacctatCCTGCAAAGCCACTGCTGAGGGTGGCTGAGGCCAGCCTGCCCCAcaatgccagcagctcctccatcctCAAGGACAGGCGTGTCCTGGGAAGCGTGGCAGGGAGCCCCCGCTCGCTGGCAGCTCCCCCCCACCCAGCCAGTGCCTTCACACCTCCAGCCACCTTCATCACCATGGCCATGCCAGGGCCAGGGACTTCCCAGAGTGAAGAGGACAGGGCTGGTCCAGCTGCCAGAG ATTATGTTGCCCTTCCAATGAAGAGGAAGTCAGATGGCATCTTGTCCTCGTGCCAGCAGCAGATCTGTCTGAACAG CCGTGAGGAGCGAAAGATTGATGCTTTGCAAGAGGTGGATGGCTTCGAGAGGGCTCACAAAAATTTCAGTCCTGGTGAGATGGAAAG GGTGGAGAAGACGGAGCAGCTGGAAAGGATGGTGTTGGACCTCCAACAGGATGTCCTCTCTCTGAAGAAGAAGGTGCAGAGGTTGGAATCCCTGTCCTTCCAGGAGGAGCCCCACCGACAGCCGTGTGAGGTGGTGGAGCTCTTCAACGGCTAcaccaaggagcagctgaaagaGACCATCAGGTTTGACCAGAAAATCAGCACAGCCTGCAAGACTCTGCTCTACAAGCTCTTCACCTCTGACTACATCCAGAGCCACTCCATCACGGGGCGCAGGGGCAACACCTTCCGCGAGGCGAAGCCCATGATGGACGAACGCTGCATCAAAATCATCAGGGTGCTGCTGAAGCAGAAGTTTGGGGATCACCTCAGTGACACTGTGATCACAGAGAAGATCCAGAACGTGCAGAAAGCCCTGAGGCAGAAGTTTAAGACAGAGTGTCTCTGA
- the LOC136563833 gene encoding uncharacterized protein isoform X2 produces MSGKLYVLISWPDGSRVISMENIKEPRKPFHLYTVGEQVLARCPGFSGLYWGVVEGISEHKGILEKKLLEDRQLLEKLKEPAVHSMMPSPPKKSRKTFPKWTPGNASRKHPSDRTYPAKPLLRVAEASLPHNASSSSILKDRRVLGSVAGSPRSLAAPPHPASAFTPPATFITMAMPGPGTSQSEEDRAGPAARDYVALPMKRKSDGILSSCQQQICLNSREERKIDALQEVDGFERAHKNFSPGEMERVEKTEQLERMVLDLQQDVLSLKKKVQRLESLSFQEEPHRQPCEVVELFNGYTKEQLKETIRFDQKISTACKTLLYKLFTSDYIQSHSITGRRGNTFREAKPMMDERCIKIIRVLLKQKFGDHLSDTVITEKIQNVQKALRQKFKTECL; encoded by the exons ATGTCAGGCAAGCTGTACGTGCTCATCAGCTGGCCCGATGGCAGCCGGGTCATCAGCATGGAGAACATCAAGGAGCCCCGCAAGCCCTTCCACCTCTACACTGTGGGGGAGCAGGTCCTGGCCCGCTGCCCTGGCTTCAGTGGGCTCTACTGGGGTGTGGTGGAAGGCATTAGTG AGCATAAAGGTATTTTggagaagaagctgctggaagatCGACAGCTCCTGGAGAAGTTAA AAGAACCAGCTGTCCACAGCATGATGCCGtccccaccaaaaaaatccaggaaaacctTTCCAAAATGGACCCCAGGGAATGCATCCAGGAAACaccccagtgacaggacctatCCTGCAAAGCCACTGCTGAGGGTGGCTGAGGCCAGCCTGCCCCAcaatgccagcagctcctccatcctCAAGGACAGGCGTGTCCTGGGAAGCGTGGCAGGGAGCCCCCGCTCGCTGGCAGCTCCCCCCCACCCAGCCAGTGCCTTCACACCTCCAGCCACCTTCATCACCATGGCCATGCCAGGGCCAGGGACTTCCCAGAGTGAAGAGGACAGGGCTGGTCCAGCTGCCAGAG ATTATGTTGCCCTTCCAATGAAGAGGAAGTCAGATGGCATCTTGTCCTCGTGCCAGCAGCAGATCTGTCTGAACAG CCGTGAGGAGCGAAAGATTGATGCTTTGCAAGAGGTGGATGGCTTCGAGAGGGCTCACAAAAATTTCAGTCCTGGTGAGATGGAAAG GGTGGAGAAGACGGAGCAGCTGGAAAGGATGGTGTTGGACCTCCAACAGGATGTCCTCTCTCTGAAGAAGAAGGTGCAGAGGTTGGAATCCCTGTCCTTCCAGGAGGAGCCCCACCGACAGCCGTGTGAGGTGGTGGAGCTCTTCAACGGCTAcaccaaggagcagctgaaagaGACCATCAGGTTTGACCAGAAAATCAGCACAGCCTGCAAGACTCTGCTCTACAAGCTCTTCACCTCTGACTACATCCAGAGCCACTCCATCACGGGGCGCAGGGGCAACACCTTCCGCGAGGCGAAGCCCATGATGGACGAACGCTGCATCAAAATCATCAGGGTGCTGCTGAAGCAGAAGTTTGGGGATCACCTCAGTGACACTGTGATCACAGAGAAGATCCAGAACGTGCAGAAAGCCCTGAGGCAGAAGTTTAAGACAGAGTGTCTCTGA